The segment GCCTACATCTGTAAAGGACATATACCATTAACTAATCTCTTGGGGTTACTTTATAACACCACATGTAAAAGGCCAAATATGGTGGTTGTTGTTTTTGTGGAAATAATTGTTAAGCATTATCAATGCCTGGAAAAAGCAAtttcaataaaaaaaattgtgtaCCTTTTCTAAAGCCTTCACATTTTTGCGCCATTTCCGGCCCTTGTTCCCACTTctttcttcttggtgaagagcttCAGCCGCTTTTTTCAACTCCCTGGCCTTCTTTCCCAATTCAGTTGCTTCCTGCAGGGCACATGTTTAACCTCAAGGAAGCATTGATATCCAGATAATTACTAGCAACACAAAGATTGATCACAAGTGAGGCATGCATCCTTTATGATCAAAACAGTGTACATGAGAATGTAGGCCCAACCTTTATATATTGTGAGCGTGTAATTACAGCTTTTGGACGCCGGATAAATGAGAATATAAGTCCCAATGGAAGGCAGGCAATTCCAACACCACCAAATATCTACCAAACAAAAGTATAGTCAGCAAAATGGAAGAAAAAAATGCAGAAAGATGACAGCATGATTACAGGTTACAGCAGTACTAAATGGTGGGGAGAGAACAGTGTTCATATTACATATTCAACTTACCATATCTAAAAAAATATGGCAAATTTGAACAAAGCAATACATATACCAGAAATGTATCCATTATTTTAAACTACACTCACCGTGAAAAGCACAGATCCAACGATTGTAGTAAGAGCAACCACATATTCAGGGAAGGTAGCACGCATTGTCCAAGTTGTTTGCGAGTTAGCCGGTGCAGTAGAAGCTGCACACTGAAAAATAGAGGGAGTCAGAGGCTACTACTCGTTCAGTGAAACGTAAAGACAGAGAAGAAACAGACTAAAAGTCATCAATAAAAAAAGGGTAATTCCATGTTTCCATCAGTGACTAACCACACGAGGCAATTGACTAAAGCAAGGCTGGCCACTTGAGAATCCAGAAAATGAGTTTGGAAATGTCTGGACCGTTGAAGATAGGTGCCTGACAGTGAAGTCCACTTTACCAACAAGTCCTGAAGTGACAAAATGGAGATGGGATCAGCCTACTTAGGTAAATACACACCATCACGAGACTGAAAAGGTTCAACATTTCATAAACCTAGGAACTTGATGATATCTGGTGATCACTAGATGACATAAAATTTAGCCATAAACATCTCATGTTGTTAATGATCAGTAATTTGTGCAATAGGATCTGTATAGAAGGTAAATGATGTTTGTGTCAAGGCATACCCATTCTATGCAATGTAAACTATCAAAAAAGCAATACAGTTTTCTCCCAGTCATATGACTGTAAAACCGAAGGAGACAAACTAATCTTTTGTTGTGTGAACTAAATAAAATCCCCGTGTAAAGGAATGCCTATGTAATCCACAACACATATACACAGTAGAAAGAAATCTAAACTAAGCTCGTGAAGCACAGGAAGAACCATCCACGGAGGGGCAGCAACAACCAACAAGGGGAACTGAATTCCGGATCTGTGCAGTTGTCGCTATACAAGATGGATAACTCAGGGGGAAAAAAGAAGGTTCAGAGCCCAAAGCTGTCGCTTGAAATCGAGCTCAAATGCAAGGAATCGCTGGAATCCACCACAAGATTCTGGCAAAAGATGCCACATTTTTTTGAACTGAAGTACACTAACTAAAATGCTAGTAGTATTCAGAATCTCACTCCAATCCTGGAGAAATCAGAAGAGCATTCTGAGTGGGGGATGAGGAAAGGAATGGGGGGAGCATGGACTGATCCGCGCGCACCGTATAGGATACCGAGGACGAGGCCGCAAACCACCGCGGACGCGAAGACCCAGATGAGGGCGGTCCTGAGCCTCTTCCCGACGGACCTGCAGGGAAGGCGGATCCAAATCATCAGACGCAGCTAATAAGGGGAAGGAAAGCGGCGAGGGGGGAGGAGGTTACTTGTCCTGGTCGCCCTCGTAGTAGAACATGGCGAATGGTATGACGAGGAAGACGAGGACGGCGTCGACGATGTAGACGACGAGCCAGAGCGTCCTCATGGGGAGCGTGAGGTCGCAAGCCCCGTTGTAGACGGCCTTGCGGCAGGCCTGGCGGTTGGCGACGTCGGCGGGGAGCATGAGGATGGAGAGGACGGCGACGGTGAGGCCGAGCACGACGACGAGCTTGGGGAAGTAGGCCTGGTTGGCGTCGTCGGGGTGCTGGTAGTTGACGAGCAGGTAGACGCTGACGAGCAGCACCAGCACGCTGACCACCGCCGCCACGATCACCAGCGCCACGTTGAAGTCCCCCATCGGGGCGGCCGCCGCCGGAtctcgcgcgccctccctcCTGGTCTCCTACTCCCACTAGGGTTTGGGCAGTCCCCCTTGCTCCGGCGGCGGgagggaggggggggggtgagAGGCCACCACCGGCGAGCGGGATCTGGGCCGCGCCGCGGGCGGTGGGTGCAGGAAGCGAGGGAGCTGCGGGCTAGCAGCAGCGGGTAGGGGTGGGGGGCGGTGGGTTGACGACGCCGAGGGGGAAAGGGGcggaggcgaggcgaggcgactGCGAGAGGAGGCCAACAGCGTGGGCTAGGCTGGCGCCGGCTCGGGCGGTTTGGTCGGAGTGGGGCCGCGGGGGTGGGTTTGGTTGGGTTCCTTCCGCCGGCCTGTGCGAGCGGACAGCCGGCCAGCGCACGCCGTTTTGGGGTTCCGTTTTTCGGGGGGCGCGGgtgagtgtttttttttctctctctcggccttgtttagttggcaaaaacttttatttttggctactgtagtatttcgtttttatttgacaaacattatccaatcacgaagtaactaggctcaaaagattcatctcacaaattacaggtaaattgtgcagttagtttttattttcgtttatattgaatgctccatacatgcgaccaaagattcgatgtgacggaaaaacttgaaaatttttacgaactaaacaaggcgcagGCAACaggatttttatttatttattaattttatttACATATATTTAATAATACACTTAATTAATATATGAAATTCAAAAGTAAAATTTAATCGTAATCCCAAGGACAACTTTGGAAAATCGTTTTACAATAGGACGAAAATATTAAACCAATTCTGTTTTATATGGGAAAACAAACATTCATTTTCGCAAAATAAAATGACGAATACTGTGGAGAAGAGCCCACTATAGTTGGCTAGGCCTCCATACCTTTCATTCTACATATACGAAAACAATCGTTTTTTCTAGGTTTGTCTCGTGATGAATTCAGCCAGAGTCTATATATCCCACATGCTTTACTTTGTATCCATACTTAGACACCTCATGAATTATTCATGAAATTGCTCCATAGGTAAACAAAAGTTCAAAATGGTTGTACGGTCTACAATGACATGAACAAAGTTGATTTTTTGGGAACAAAATTTACTTATGTTATTTGTTTCAAAAAAGATAATAAATACTCTTCTTTAAAGAAATTATATATGCCTAATCGTTTTCGAACTAATGGCTAGGTTTTTCTTACAATAGAATTTATCGAGTTTAAGTTCCCAAGCTAACACAGGTGACTATATTTTTCAAGATTTATTTTACGTTTCTTTTTTATGGTAGGCATATGATGACTTCATCAATCTCTACATATGTCGGCCCAACTCGGTCTCTCGAAAGCACTCATAGGGTATGGTTTGCTTTTTTTATAAGCGTGGGTGTGTTCATGAGGAGAGTGTTGTATTGTATGCCAACTTTTTGCATTTATATTGGTTTTGCAAAGAAAATATTCATGTGAtatgaaattatgaaatatCTAATAAGGCTCATTTTAGAAAACAATAATTCCTATTTCTTGTGAAAATAAAAAtgattattattataaaattcTTGTATGAGTCCCGTGAAATTCTATGTTCTACTAGTGGGATTGAATGGTGTTGACATCACTACATCAGTGCATAAAAATGGTGTGACACGCTACCTTCTCAATCAATCGATACAACCCAGATAGGTAAACAAAATAACATTTTTTTATAAGTAGCCATAATCATATTAACAGCACGAAGTTGAGAGAACCATTACAGAGTTAATGGTTACAGCATTGATTGCCCGAAGAACAGGGCAATCATTATCCTGGCTAGGATTAGTACAGGTGTTTGAATGTTGTAACTGATTAGATTGAAGGGCATAAAGCGCCTGTCTTGCTAAGGAATCAGCCATCCGATTTTGATTTCTCTTTATCTTGCGCACTGCTAAGTTGGATCCTGTTAAAAGGTTGGTTGTTACTTGAGTGTATTGGTTGATTCTCCAATCAGGAGGGTTGGAGAGATTGGAGCCATTTAGAAAGTGCACCAATTATTGGTTATCAGACAGAATTGTGGTCGGGCTGCATTGAAGTTGGTTGAGCAGGCTTGCCGCAAATACCAAAGCAGCTGATTCTGTCATGACCACTAAAGAAGATTCCTACATGGTAGCTTTGATGAAGATACTCATTTGTGGATGCACATCTGTGTTGATGATGAAAATTTCTAAACCCGCCGGTCTAGGAGTTGATGTAGTATTATCTAGCATTGTAGAAGCATCAGTGGAGCACATGGTTCCTGAAATAGAAGTAGGAAATGGTAGTAGGTAATGATCTGTCGTAGAAGTCGATTGATGGCTCCCTTGTCCATTTCCTGCGTAAGGGTTATGGGCAGAAATAATGGGGTTATCTAAGTAAAAGAGAGTTTGATCTTTTAGAGCATCCAGGTGAGAGTTCATGTGGGCTGTTGCTGCTTGTTGgatctggtgtgctgtccagtTTTTCTTTGGAACCTCTTGTCACTGCGAGCCTTCCAGATGTACCCGAGAAGGAATATGTGCTTGCATAAGGCTTCATCTGTTATATGATGCTGGAAAAGGAGAGATAGTGACAGTTGAACTCCATCGAAGATGGAGTTCAACTGTCACTATCTCTCCTTCTTCTAGTGGAATTTGATTAGTAACTAGAGGAGGATTAGCTGCATACAAATTTGTGTGGGTATATTGTATTTAAAAAACAGATGCATTGGCCTCTTTCTCAATCcaatcttattgatggcattgtaaataaatataaatatttgtaCAGTGGAATAATGGCTTCGATAGGACGTCATCGTTTTTATTTGCGAAAAAAGCAATGTTGTTTCCTCACGAAACAAAAATAATCAAAATTATATTTGAGTATTGGTCCGTTATACCGTGTAGCACAGAAGATCTGAGATCTTTGTTAGATATGTAATTTACAGGTTTAAATTGAAGTGGTTTAAATATTTGTATCTAATATAAAATGGAACGAAGTGAGTCGTATATAAATGCACTAAACAAACTTACAGTTCTAGATTTAGGATTTTAGAGCTACACAACCAGTATTTTGTAGAGCTAAACGGtatggatattttccgaccgtattcgagaccgaattcgtttagaa is part of the Sorghum bicolor cultivar BTx623 chromosome 10, Sorghum_bicolor_NCBIv3, whole genome shotgun sequence genome and harbors:
- the LOC110431212 gene encoding LIMR family protein Os06g0128200, encoding MGDFNVALVIVAAVVSVLVLLVSVYLLVNYQHPDDANQAYFPKLVVVLGLTVAVLSILMLPADVANRQACRKAVYNGACDLTLPMRTLWLVVYIVDAVLVFLVIPFAMFYYEGDQDKSVGKRLRTALIWVFASAVVCGLVLGILYGLVGKVDFTVRHLSSTVQTFPNSFSGFSSGQPCFSQLPRVCAASTAPANSQTTWTMRATFPEYVVALTTIVGSVLFTIFGGVGIACLPLGLIFSFIRRPKAVITRSQYIKEATELGKKARELKKAAEALHQEERSGNKGRKWRKNVKALEKELLLLEDDMKALEEMYPQGEQAEATWAFTVLGYIGKLIFGVVGLIVSIAWVAHIVIYLLIDPPLSSFLNEVFIKLDGVWGLLGTAAFAFFCFYLLIAVIAGEMMLGLKLVFITIHPMKWGGTLMNSFLFNVGLILLCSISVIQFCATAFAYYAQATAAQEIFGHTLQSLRGIKYLYKYNVFQYGFVALAILTLFYYAIFGWRKRKPTGRFQLSN